Proteins from a genomic interval of Bernardetia sp.:
- a CDS encoding N-acetylmuramoyl-L-alanine amidase — translation MFLPHNEYIHQDTEKNQICTHHTVSNPVSGAKGVWNWWTTDKGKKRIATTYVIDIDGKIFLFIPFNFWGHHLGIKDPRNTKLNQGCIGIEFVSWGGLVEKQGQLYIAGAWKHGGFQAGGLRVDRKTAIELEKPYRNFKFYQRYTDAQLESFRKLALYLNKKHQKITLDYNADMWDVSERALNGESGIWTHNSYRADKADCYPDEKMITILKNF, via the coding sequence ATGTTTCTACCACATAACGAATATATCCACCAAGACACAGAAAAGAATCAGATTTGTACTCATCATACAGTTTCAAATCCTGTTTCTGGTGCAAAAGGAGTTTGGAATTGGTGGACGACTGACAAAGGTAAAAAACGAATTGCTACTACCTATGTAATTGACATTGATGGTAAAATATTTCTCTTTATACCTTTCAATTTTTGGGGGCATCACTTAGGCATCAAAGACCCACGTAATACAAAATTAAATCAAGGTTGTATTGGAATTGAATTTGTGTCTTGGGGTGGATTAGTAGAAAAGCAAGGGCAACTCTACATTGCTGGAGCTTGGAAACATGGAGGTTTTCAAGCAGGAGGCTTGCGTGTAGATAGAAAGACAGCTATTGAATTAGAAAAGCCGTATCGTAATTTCAAATTCTATCAACGTTACACGGATGCACAATTAGAATCCTTTAGAAAACTTGCTTTATATCTAAATAAAAAACACCAAAAAATTACACTTGACTACAACGCTGACATGTGGGATGTTTCGGAGCGTGCCTTGAATGGAGAAAGTGGTATCTGGACACATAATTCCTATCGTGCTGATAAAGCAGATTGTTACCCAGATGAAAAAATGATAACTATACTCAAAAACTTTTAA